The Scomber japonicus isolate fScoJap1 chromosome 9, fScoJap1.pri, whole genome shotgun sequence genome includes a region encoding these proteins:
- the ep400 gene encoding E1A-binding protein p400 isoform X3: MHHGSGSQNMQRQLQRSKSVSGSEAEEQQQPTMAVTQQQATVNHPQSPVTTFTSAASPSAPQSPNYQIIMSRSPVTGQNMNITLQNVGQMVTGNQQITLTPVPIQNPASPGFQHTTPQWRFEHAPSSYIQVTSPVPQPMQPQSPTQHSPVPLQGVTRPGAPATALGVCGQSPTRFVEAGMLVRQISLSSPSGSGHFVYQDGTGLAQIAPATPGQVQLASPGAPGSVRERRLSQPHSQTGGTIHHLGPQSPVATGNALPTLGSPGHITTSNLPPQISSIIQGQLARPMIFEKTSQGVVAGVGTTATASFSIPSSIPPSSPSLTSSSQGTPNNPLAPTSMIVGAMKKQAPKKLEEIAPSTPEIALLRKQCLEHHTKKMESLKEVFKEYLIELFFLQHLQGNMMDYLAFKKKPCVPLYTYLRQNDLDIEDEEEEEEQSEVINDEVKVVTGKDGQAVTPVAIATQLPPNVSAAFSTQQQFPGHQGAAAGTIANPGDMDAFKRQQAMVQAGGMPPTPQAVQIAGQKQNQQQYDPSKGPPVQNAASLHTPPPQLPGRLPQGALPMAGLPMALSQQAQLVESTVQPGGQLQMKVQTGGPVLATVNPHTQLQAQLQQQMQPGLHLQLQPQQQQSQAVLQSGQATVALARPGAESNQPAQRLMTNSVSLTSMSPAPLSAPNSVPTPHMTSPLRPLGSNINPSTQSKLTGTNGVSAVKIGGFGQSATMQSTQEGSQDKQVEQAKLESQVHQRISELRKEGQWSASRLPKLVEASRPKSHWDYLLEEMQWMAADFAQERRWKEAAAKKLVRTCARYHQEQKKNEERSKKEKEIHLRHIASTIAREVEFFWSNIEQVVEIKLHFEIYEKRLKALSLQKASAKVLGQSTGEKADKEEVATSSRKRKSSSSLVDNDVLDEESTIEEQEAMEGVADHKAELVDLAKNAEMPLDALMKQYAGAYVDTFEWPQPSPHSDENDMEETEGMDCPVSSPPEAVLIDSLLSVDQYRAADKASTSDSDGNPARDIAEVAAATELILPKGSFRTTSSTRSPAPFLLHGSLREYQQIGVDWLVNLHKKHLNGILADETGLGKTVQTVAYMAHLAGQEGIWGPHLIVVRTCKLLNWEVEFKRWCPGLKILLYLGNKKERRSQRMWWGEANSFHVCVTSYKLLMKDQSHFLRRRWRHLVLDEVQLIKNMTEKHWETVFALKSEQRILLINTPLQNTLKELWTMIHFLMPGITRPYSDFPVKAGTDQNQDYCHKLVIRLHRMIQPFILRRSKRDVEKQLPKKYEHILKCRLSSRQKSLYEDILTQPGAQEALKTGHFVSVLQVLMQLQRVCNHPDLVSPRETSSSYFSSSLQYNIPSLVLGALQNEPSKIANMSIFDLINNENRLTRYQTEEAVPKLKVTQQLIEEIYTGPDPQPRPKPCPIKPMRLFQPVQYGTKPEGRLSAIPSAAGPRPPTSSPATSTTVSTTSQSSQSRGKSPVTTATTTATSHGGDVVKIAQLANIAGSQNRISQPETPVTLQFQGNKFTLSPSQLRQLTTGQPLQLQGNILQIVSAPGQQIIRPQGSMVMQTMPQAVPASNASATPGTPHPALSTAQQAPGVTTNATAAPTKLTTAAQAGSQESSEEKTQQMKQRLSRLFEANERRCSRRVLYGSDLLQACTVSTEPGHSALTAGGWRWVGRESCLRAQRTCVATTSTLQSTLLSVEDRLEAASSLIKRLVCVVPAAVAPPSQLYAANPPVPYSLAQKSLQRRLQEASTPHSADIHHLVSRRLFHFPDMQLMQMDSGKLEALAILLQKLRSESRRVLIFTQMVKMLDILEAFLDYRQLTYVRVDESLTPDERQDNMKRFNRNRQVFCSILTNHCCATVGTVFDADTIIFYDTDLNPSMDARTQEWCDKIGRSKDIHIYRLESGNSIEEKLLKNGTKDLIREVAAQGTDYTLAFLTQRTIQDLFEVEAGSGEKVEEFVVLHQEPSASEAISPRVARPYIQALHSINLDGLPEVDEQQPGEVESKGNESVKDEQESQSQDKEDPAQIEELNAVMEQLTPIERYALHYLEYLHISDEESVLKERLECSKRGWELQQLQKLKEEVEERQVMEGNDDLFTYTREDAYNMEYVFDAEDGHTEIMPIWTPPTPPQDDNDIYIDSVMCLMYDTAPMPESKLPPIYIRKEHKRLKMDPSAAARKKKKGHGETVIPPRSLFEKASMLKVRREGKDQKKNFSLKQQAPFAKPLPSLVKPAMEAGQDNPEWLISEDWALLQAVKQLLELPLNLTIVSPAHTPNWDLVSDVVNSCSRIYRSPKQCRNRYENVIIPREEGKLVYEANPKKKTKSIYKSKNSRPLRTCQIYTQDDNATHIQLYNSRFELMKIVASKRSPPIKPLLGMNPFQKNPKHASVLAESGISYDKPLPPIQVASQRAERIAKEKKALAEQQKAQQLAQQQQAPQAQASPGQAQTPAAGQAQSQVPQAAAVTGAAAVPNAAVLAGAIKNATVGTTIQAATVGGNVIVNTVAGVPPSPFQANKRLASPVIPGTLSPASAAGAQVVHAQQRAVTAAATPAEVVAIATGQGVRAVTPVTTPAVVSTTLSPVQSQTRPLVTQVTQAAGMQLQQGKPLTPAHLQMLRQQQLQQQQQAASPQIKTVGKPQELLKMHKHKLQLQQQQQVAAAVAAAQGQQAAGAQQATQVQPSQAAQANPQLAAVAAPRPGAVLTGTTVANLQVARLTRVPTQGQIQAQAGQTAQVTLTKPPVVSVPAVVSSAGVTTLPVTVAGISVAIGQAQKTGGPVLTQSIPPMQVQQLLQMKKQQQAAAAAQQKAGQTQGQATVQQKIGTQQVTVQAAQLTQQSQQKVTYAATTQLQPGIKTQFFTTSIAQPQKTTGAQQIQVAKLPQIVQQQSTVANIQQIVSSPQQIQAQPQTVALTQATSAPAQVQMISAGTATAQVVQQKILQQQVVTAAASPQIQTPPPHSPAQQTAAPSTADSPAQQPAQAQQPTKGQARQGSIRAKTPAKPSGGGS, from the exons ATGCACCATGGAAGTGGATCACAGAATATGCAACGACAACTCCAGAGATCCAAGTCTGTCAGTGGGTCTGAAgctgaggagcagcagcagcccacTATGGCAGTTACACAGCAGCAAGCTACAGTTAACCACCCTCAATCACCTGTGACCACATTTACTTCTGCCGCCAGCCCTTCAGCCCCCCAGTCACCCAATTATCAGATAATCATGAGTCGCAGCCCAGTCACTGGCCAGAATATGAACATCACTTTACAAAATGTGGGACAGATGGTGACTGGCAACCAGCAGATCACCCTAACCCCAGTCCCTATACAGAACCCAGCATCCCCTGGCTTCCAGCATACTACACCTCAGTGGAGGTTTGAGCATGCTCCATCTTCCTACATCCAAGTCACCTCACCTGTGCCCCAACCCATGCAGCCCCAAAGTCCCACACAGCACAGTCCGGTCCCTCTGCAAGGTGTCACAAGACCAGGAGCCCCTGCGACAGCATTGGGTGTCTGTGGCCAGAGTCCAACACGATTTGTTGAAGCTGGAATGTTAGTGCGGCAAATCAGTTTAAGCAGTCCATCAGGAAGTGGCCATTTTGTTTACCAGGATGGGACAGGCCTGGCCCAGATTGCCCCCGCCACACCTGGTCAGGTACAGCTGGCTTCTCCAGGAGCACCAGGCTCTGTGAGGGAACGGCGGCTGTCTCAGCCTCACTCACAGACTGGAGGCACCATTCACCACCTCGGACCTCAAAGTCCTGTGGCCACCGGGAATGCTCTTCCCACTCTGGGCAGCCCCGGTCACATCACCACTTCCAACCTACCTCCACAGATCAGCAGTATCATTCAAGGACAGCTTGCACGCCCTATGATATTTGAGAAGACGTCACAGGGTGTGGTTGCTGGAGTAGGAACCACAGCCACAGCATCCTTTAGTATACCCTCCTCCATTCCACCGTCTAGTCCATCTCTCACCAGTTCATCACAAGGGACCCCAAATAATCCTCTTGCACCCACCAGCATGATAGTAGGAGCTATGAAAAAACAGGCTCCCAAGAAGTTAGAGGAAATTGCTCCTTCCACTCCAGAGATAGCTCTACTAAGGAAACAGTGCTTGGAGCACCATACCAAGAAGATGGAGAGCCTGAAGGAGGTGTTCAAAGAATATCTGATAGAGCTGTTCTTTCTCCAGCACCTGCAAGGGAACATGATGGACTATCTAGCCTTCAAGAAGAAACCCTGTGTTCCTTTGTACACTTACTTAAGACAGAACGACTTGGACattgaagatgaagaggaagaagaagaacagtccGAGGTCATTAATGATGAG GTAAAGGTTGTCACTGGAAAGGATGGTCAAGCTGTGACACCAGTTGCCATAGCAACACAGCTTCCTCCCAATGTTTCTGCAGCTTTCTCTACCCAGCAGCAGTTTCCG GGACACCAAGGGGCTGCTGCTGGCACCATTGCAAATCCCGGAGACATGGATGCCTTTAAGAGGCAACAGGCTATGGTGCAAGCAG GCGGGATGCCGCCTACTCCCCAAGCGGTCCAGATTGCAGGACAGAAGCAGAACCAGCAACAATACGACCCATCCAAAGGACCTCCAGTTCAGAATGCAGCCAGCCtgcacactcctcctcctcaactgCCTGGCAGATTGCCCCAAGGTGCTCTCCCCATGGCAGGGCTGCCCATGGCACTTTCTCAGCAGGCTCAGTTGGTGGAGAGTACAGTCCAGCCAGGGGGTCAACTCCAGATGAAGGTGCAAACAGGCGGTCCTGTCCTGGCCACAGTAAATCCCCACACACAGCTCCAGGCCCAACTCCAGCAGCAGATGCAGCCAGGTCTTCATCTCCAGTTGCAGCCCCAGCAGCAACAATCCCAGGCCGTTCTACAGTCAGGACAAGCG ACGGTGGCCCTTGCTCGCCCGGGGGCAGAGTCAAACCAGCCAGCCCAGAGGCTCATGACCAACTCGGTATCCTTGACCTCCATGTCTCCTGCTCCCCTCTCTGCTCCCAACTCTGTTCCAACCCCGCACATGACAAGTCCTCTCCGCCCTCTTGGCTCCAACATAAACCCAAGCACTCAGTCCAAACTGACTGGAACCAATGGTGTCTCTGCAGTCAAAATTGGTGGGTTTGGTCAAAGTGCCACCATGCAGTCCACACAGGAGGGTTCTCAAGATAAGCAAGTTGAGCAAGCCAAACTG GAGAGTCAAGTGCATCAACGCATTTCTGAGCTGAGAAAGGAGGGTCAGTGGTCAGCCAGTAGGCTCCCCAAGCTTGTGGAAGCCTCACGCCCAAAGTCTCACTGGGACTACTTGCTGGAGGAGATGCAGTGGATGGCAGCTGACTTTGCccaggagaggaggtggaaagAGGCCGCTGCCAAGAAG CTTGTGCGAACATGTGCCCGTTACCATCAAgagcaaaagaaaaatgaagagaggtcaaagaaagaaaaggaaattcaTCTTCGTCACATTGCCAGCACAATTGCCAGAGAGGTCGAATTCTTTTGGTCCAATATTGAACAG GTTGTGGAAATTAAACTTCATTTTGAAATTTATGAAAAGAGGCTCAAAGCCCTCAGCTTACAAAAAGCCTCAGCCAAAG TACTTGGCCAGTCAACAGGAGAGAAGGCTGACAAAGAG GAAGTGGCTACTTCATCTAGGAAAAGAAAATCAAGTTCATCTTTGGTTGATAATGATG TCCTAGATGAAGAAAGCACCATAGAGGAACAAGAGGCCATGGAAGGGGTAGCGGACCACAAAGCAGAGTTGGTTGACCTTGCCAAAAATG CTGAGATGCCTCTGGATGCTTTGATGAAGCAATATGCTGGCGCCTACGTTGACACCTTTGAGTGGCCTCAGCCTAGTCCTCATAGTGATGAGAATGACATGGAAGAGACTGAAG GGATGGATTGTCCTGTGAGCAGTCCACCTGAGGCAGTGCTGATTGACTCCCTGCTCAGTGTGGACCAGTACCGTGCTGCTGACAAGGCTTCTACCAGTGACTCTGATGGGAACCCTGCCAGAGACATCGCTGAGGTGGCTGCTGCCACAGAGCTCATCCTGCCCAAGGGCAGCTTCAGGACCACTTCttca accCGCAGCCCAGCTCCCTTTCTACTGCATGGCTCACTGCGAGAATATCAGCAAATTGGTGTGGACTGGTTGGTTAATCTACACAAGAAGCACCTCAATGGTATCCTAGCCGATGAGACGGGCCTTGGAAAGACCGTTCAGACTGTGGCTTACATGGCCCATTTAGCTGGCCAAGAGG GTATCTGGGGACCTCATCTTATTGTGGTCAGGACCTGCAAGTTGTTAAATTGGGAAGTGGAGTTCAAGCGCTGGTGTCCTGGCCTCAAGATCCTCCTGTACCTGGGCAATAAAAAGGAGCGCAGATCTCAGAGAATG TGGTGGGGAGAAGCCAACAGCTTCCATGTCTGTGTGACATCCTACAAGCTGTTGATGAAGGACCAGAGCCATTTCCTGAGGCGAAGGTGGAGGCACCTGGTCCTAGACGAAGTGCAgctcatcaaaaacatgactgaaAAACACTGGGAAACAGTCTTTGCTCTTAAAAG TGAGCAGAGGATCCTCCTCATCAACACTCCTCTACAGAACACCCTAAAAGAGCTGTGGACCATGATCCACTTCCTTATGCCAGGAATCACCAGGCCCTACTCTGACTTCCCTGTTAAGGCAGGCACAGACCAGAACCAGGACTACTGCCACAAACTGGTCATCCGGCTACACAGG ATGATCCAGCCTTTCATTCTGAGGCGCTCCAAAAGGGATGTGGAGAAACAACTGCCCAAGAAATATGAGCACATCCTAAAGTGCCGCCTctccagcagacagaagagcCTTTATGAGGATATCCTAACTCAACCAGG AGCCCAGGAGGCGCTGAAGACGGGTCATTTTGTCAGCGTGCTTCAGGTCTTGATGCAGTTACAGCGAGTGTGTAACCACCCTGATCTGGTGTCACCCAGAGAGACAAGCAGCTCctacttctcttcttctctgcaatACAACATCCCATCACTGGTGCTGGGAGCTCTTCAGAATGAGCCAAGCaag ATCGCAAACATGTCCATATTTGATCTAATCAATAATGAGAATAGACTAACTCGGTATCAGACTGAAGAGGCTGTACCAAAACTAAAGGTCACACAGCAGCTCATAGAGGAGATCTACACTGGTCCAGATCCACAGCCACGACCCAAGCCATGCCCGATAAAACCCATGAG ATTGTTCCAACCAGTGCAATATGGGACAAAGCCAGAAGGTCGCCTCAGTGCCATCCCAAGTGCAGCAGGCCCTCGTCCTCCAACAAGCTCTCCTGCTACGAGCACCACTGTTTCCACCACCAGCCAGTCATCCCAGAGCAGGGGCAAGTCCCCCGTCACCACTGCAACTACTACAGCCACCTCTCACG GTGGAGATGTGGTGAAGATTGCTCAGCTGGCCAACATAGCGGGTAGTCAGAATCGTATCTcccagccagaaactcctgtcACTCTGCAATTTCAGGGCAACAAGTTCACTTTGTCGCCCAGCCAGCTTCGCCAGCTGACCACCGGACAGCCCTTGCAGCTCCAAG GCAACATCCTGCAGATTGTATCAGCTCCAGGGCAGCAGATCATCAGGCCCCAGGGATCCATGGTAATGCAAACAATGCCACAAGCTGTTCCTGCCTCCAACGCCTCAGCTACACCTGGCACACCTCATCCTGCTCTGTCAACAGCCCAACAAG cACCAGGTGTGACAACAAATGCCACAGCAGCCCCCACCAAGCTCACTACTGCAGCTCAAGCTGGTTCACAG GAGTCTTCAGAAGAAAAGACTCAGCAGATGAAGCAGCGTTTGAGCCGCCTCTTTGAAGCAAATGAGCGACGTTGTAGCCGCAGAGTGTTGTATGGGTCAGACCTGCTGCAGGCATGCACTGTGAGCACAGAGCCTGGTCACTCTGCCCTGACTGCTGGAGGCTGGAGGTGGGTGGGTAGAGAGAGCTGCCTCAGGGCCCAGAGAACCTGTGTTGCAACCACGTCTACTCTTCAgtccactctgctctctgttgaGGATCGACTCGAGGCTGCCAGCAGCCTGATCAAGAG GCTCGTATGTGTGGTGCCTGCAGCTGTAGCCCCGCCTTCTCAGCTTTATGCAGCCAATCCCCCAGTTCCCTACAGCCTCGCACAGAAGTCTCTTCAGCGTCGACTTCAGGAGGCCTCCACTCCCCACAGCGCTGACATCCACCACTTAGTGTCCAGACGTCTCTTCCATTTTCCTGACATGCAGCTAATGCAGATGGACTCAG gTAAACTGGAAGCTCTTGCTATCCTGTTGCAGAAGCTTAGGTCAGAGAGCCGCCGTGTCCTCATCTTTACTCAGATGGTGAAAATGTTAGACATCCTGGAGGCCTTCCTAGATTACAGGCAGCTCACTTACGTGCGGGTGGATGAAAGCCTCACTCCTGATGAACGACAG GACAACATGAAGAGGTTCAACAGGAACAGGCAGGTGTTCTGCAGCATCCTGACCAACCACTGCTGCGCAACAGTTGGAACTGTCTTTGATGCAGACACCATCATCTTCTATGACACAGACCTAAATCCCAGCATGGACGCCCGCACTCAGGAGTGGTGTGACAAAATCGGACGCTCCAAAGATATACACATTTACAG GTTGGAGAGTGGTAACTCCATTGAAGAGAAGCTACTGAAGAATGGCACCAAGGACCTAATCAGAGAGGTGGCTGCCCAGGGCACTGACTACACTCTGGCTTTCCTCACACAA CGGACAATCCAGGATCTGTTTGAGGTGGAGGCAGGCTcaggggagaaggtggaggagttTGTGGTTCTTCACCAGGAGCCATCAGCCTCTGAGGCCATCTCTCCCAGAGTGGCCAGACCCTACATCCAGGCCCTCCACAGCATAAACCTGGACGGTCTGCCAGAGGTGGATGAGCAGCAGCCAGGGGAGGTGGAGTCAAAAGGCAACGAGTCAGTAAAGGACGAACAGGAGTCACAGAGCCAGGATAAAGAAGACCCTGCTCAGATAGAGGAGCTGAATGCAGTCATGGAACAG CTCACACCGATTGAAAGGTATGCCCTGCATTACCTGGAGTACCTTCACATCAGTGACGAAGAAAGTGTTCTCAAG GAGAGATTGGAGTGCTCTAAGAGAGGCTGGGAGCTACAGCAGCTGCAGAAGCTGaaagaggaggtagaggagcgGCAGGTCATGGAGGGAAATGACGATCTCTTCACCTACACCAGAGAGGATGCTTATAACATG GAGTATGTATTTGATGCAGAGGACGGCCATACAGAAATCATGCCG ATTTGGACTCCACCCACACCACCACAGGATGACAATGACATTTACATCGACTCTGTAATGTGTCTAATGTATGACACCGCACCAATGCCAGAGTCCAAGCTACCTCCCATCTACATCCGCAAGGAGCACAAGAGACTCAAGATGGATCCCTCAG cagcagccaggaagaagaagaagggccACGGTGAAACGGTCATTCCTCCACGCTCCCTTTTCGAAAAGGCCAGCATGCTGAAAGTTCGCCGCGAGGGAAAGGACCAGAAAAAGAATTTCTCCCTCAAGCAGCAGGCACCGTTTGCCAAGCCCCTGCCCTCGCTGGTTAAACCTGCCATGGAAGCCGGCCAGGACAACCCAGAGTGGCTTATTAGTGAGGACTGGGCTCTGCTTCAG GCTGTAAAACAGCTGCTGGAGCTGCCTCTGAACCTGACAATCGTGTCTCCTGCCCACACTCCTAACTGGGATCTGGTGAGCGATGTGGTGAACTCCTGCAGCCGCATATACCGCTCGCCCAAACAGTGTCGTAACCGGTATGAGAATGTCATCATTCCCAGAGAAGAGGGCAAG TTGGTGTATGAGGCAAACCCCAAGAAGAAAACCAAGAGCATATACAAG TCTAAGAACAGCCGTCCTCTGAGGACATGTCAGATCTACACACAGGATGACAATGCCACTCACATTCAGCTCTACAACAGCCGCTTTGAACTAATGAAGATCGTTGCCAGCAAGAGGAGCCCACCAATAAAACCGCT GCTTGGCATGAACCCATTCCAGAAGAATCCCAAACATGCCTCTGTCTTGGCAGAAAG TGGGATCAGCTACGACAAGCCCCTACCTCCCATTCAGGTGGCATCTCAACGTGCTGAGAGGATTGCCAAGGAGAAAAAG gccCTTGCAGAGCAGCAGAAGGCTCAGCAGTTggcgcagcagcagcaggctccCCAGGCCCAGGCTTCACCCGGCCAGGCCCAGACTCCTGCTGCTGGCCAGGCTCAGTCTCAGGTCCCACAGGCTGCCGCAGTGACCGGAGCTGCTGCTGTGCCTAATGCAGCTGTTCTG gCTGGAGCCATAAAAAATGCCACTGTGGGCACAACCATCCAGGCTG CAACTGTAGGGGGGAATGTGATTGTGAACACAGTAGCTGGAGTTCCTCCAAGTCCCTTCCAGGCCAACAAACGCCTGGCATCTCCAGTCATACCAGGCACCCTGTCT CCTGCTAGTGCCGCTGGAGCTCAGGTGGTCCACGCACAACAAAGGGCAGTTACAGCTGCTGCTACCCCTGCAGAAGTGGTTGCCATAGCTACAGGGCAGGGTGTTCGAGCAGTTACCCCAGTGACAACACCTGCAGTAGTTTCTACCACTCTGAGCCCAGTGCAGTCACAGACCCGCCCACTTGTCACTCAAGTCACACAAG CTGCAGGTATGCAGTTGCAACAAGGAAAGCCCCTCACCCCGGCCCACCTGCAGATGCTCCGGCaacaacagctgcagcagcaacagcaggctGCCTCCCCACAGATCAAAACTGTAGGCAAACCCCAG GAATTGTTAAAGATGCACAAGCATAAGTTgcagcttcagcagcagcagcaggtagctgcagcagtggcagcagccCAGGGTCAACAGGCTGCAGGGGCCCAGCAGGCTACCCAGGTGCAGCCTTCACAGGCTGCTCAAGCCAATCCCCAGCTAGCAGCTGTGGCAGCACCCAGACCTGGAGCTGTGCTGACCGGTACTACGGTGGCCAACTTGCAGGTGGCCAGACTG ACTCGTGTGCCCACTCAGGGCCAGATTCAGGCTCAGGCAGGACAGACGGCCCAAGTGACCCTCACCAAGCCTCCTGTGGTCTCTGTGCCTGCTGTGGTCTCATCTGCTGGTGTCACCACACTGCCAGTCACAGTCGCAGGGATTAGTGTGGCTATTGGCCAGGCCCAGAAAACAG gtGGTCCTGTGCTGACACAGTCCATCCCCCCGATGCAGGTCCAGCAGCTGCTTCAGATGaaaaagcagcagcaagcagcagctgcagcccaGCAGAAAGCAGGGCAGACACAAGGACAAGCCACCGTACAGCAGAAG ATTGGCACTCAGCAGGTAACAGTGCAGGCAGCCCAGCTTACCCAGCAGTCACAGCAAAAGGTGACCTATGCTGCCACCACCCAGCTTCAACCAGGGATCAAGACCCAGTTCTTTACTACATCCATCGCCCAGCCTCAGAAAACCACTGGAGCTCAACAAATCCAG GTGGCTAAGCTTCCACAAATAGTGCAGCAGCAGTCCACTGTGGCCAATATTCAACAAATCGTGTCTTCTCCTCAGCAG ATCCAGGCTCAGCCTCAGACTGTGGCCCTGACCCAGGCCACGTCGGCTCCTGCTCAGGTGCAGATGATTTCCGCCGGCACAGCGACAGCCCAGGTAGTCCAGCAGAAGATCCTCCAGCAGCAGGTGGTGACTGCAGCTGCCTCACCCCAGATCCAGACGCCTCCTCCCCACAGCCCCGCCCAGCAGACGGCAGCGCCCTCCACTGCAGATTCCCCAGCGCAGCAGCCCGCTCAAGCCCAGCAGCCCACCAAGGGCCAAGCTCGACAGGGTAGCATTAGAGCCAAAACTCCCGCCAAGCCCAGCGGGGGCGGCAGCTAG